One region of Pseudoalteromonas galatheae genomic DNA includes:
- a CDS encoding S8 family serine peptidase, protein MRSKLSALSLALLPALAFTAQAAVQIETTTATADDSILVVFKENTSAALRANARNLVKAKISDLNADGVDDKYRHVLQGRLANFKLDGITAKQAIEKLAAHPAIAYVEPDYQVKALGIPDDSRFDELWGMHNTGQTGGTADADIDAPEAWDITIGSRDVIVGVIDTGVDYTHPDLAANAWRNPGEVAGDGIDNDGNGYVDDVFGINAITGSGDPMDDQGHGTHVSGTIGASGNDATGVAGVNHEVSIVGCKFLDASGSGSTSDAIECIDYMVALKNAGHNVRVTNNSWGGGGFSQALSDAITASENADILFVAAAGNSAVDNDVNPHYPSSYEHDSVFSIASTTHTDAMSSFSQWGLTSVDMGAPGSAILSTVPGGGYSSYSGTSMATPHVAGAAALVLSINPTLTAVELKNLLMQSGDANADLTDKTVSGKRLNVNQAVIDADPEPGFRVSARPANQEITAGDTATYEFTFASVADWQGTIDLSVTSPIAGATLSATTAMPGDTVTLSVPTTASTQWGEYSFTLNATSGELADQEQVGLYVLPQGLSDFSYENTTTVDIPDNDTSGITSVITVADTVTVFDSNTLVDITHTYIGDLIVTLTSPAGTVATLHNRQGGGTDNINQTFNSAAFNGEVATGDWTLSVSDNAGIDTGTLNSWTLNLTGLGEASPQPPVAGFSFVASGLSVAFTDESRDPNDDIVSWVWDFGDGSISTDASPIHEFAASGEYSVELTVTDSEGNSNTTTQSVVVSADEIELSVARVNKSRLGFIRVELAWQGSSADTVTIYRDGQAIDTVTNSGKFRDFSRNLEATSYTYKVCQSGDICSNEITVNF, encoded by the coding sequence ATGAGATCAAAACTTTCTGCATTGTCTTTGGCTTTGCTACCTGCACTTGCTTTTACTGCTCAAGCAGCAGTTCAAATTGAAACTACAACAGCAACTGCTGATGACAGCATCCTAGTTGTGTTTAAAGAGAATACTTCTGCAGCACTTCGTGCCAATGCAAGAAATCTAGTTAAAGCGAAAATATCTGATCTGAACGCCGACGGTGTAGATGACAAATACCGTCACGTTTTACAGGGTCGTTTAGCAAACTTTAAATTAGACGGTATTACAGCGAAGCAGGCTATCGAAAAGTTAGCAGCACACCCAGCAATCGCTTATGTTGAACCTGATTATCAAGTAAAAGCGTTAGGTATTCCGGATGATAGCCGTTTTGATGAGCTTTGGGGTATGCATAACACAGGTCAAACAGGTGGTACAGCAGATGCTGACATCGATGCGCCTGAAGCATGGGATATCACTATCGGCTCACGTGACGTGATCGTCGGTGTTATTGACACAGGTGTTGATTATACACACCCAGACCTTGCAGCAAATGCATGGCGCAATCCAGGTGAAGTCGCAGGTGATGGCATCGACAACGATGGTAATGGCTATGTTGATGATGTTTTCGGTATTAATGCTATCACAGGCAGTGGTGACCCAATGGATGACCAAGGTCACGGCACGCACGTATCTGGTACTATTGGTGCGTCTGGTAATGATGCGACGGGCGTTGCTGGTGTAAACCATGAAGTGTCTATCGTGGGGTGTAAATTCTTAGATGCATCAGGCTCAGGCTCAACTTCTGATGCGATTGAATGTATTGACTATATGGTTGCACTTAAAAATGCAGGTCATAACGTTCGCGTTACTAATAACAGTTGGGGCGGCGGTGGCTTTAGCCAAGCACTTTCTGATGCGATCACTGCAAGTGAAAATGCGGACATTTTATTTGTTGCCGCAGCAGGTAACAGCGCAGTAGATAACGATGTAAACCCTCACTATCCTTCAAGTTACGAGCACGACAGCGTATTCTCTATCGCAAGTACAACACACACTGACGCGATGTCTTCATTTTCACAATGGGGTCTAACGTCTGTAGACATGGGCGCACCGGGTAGTGCTATTTTATCTACCGTTCCTGGTGGCGGTTATTCAAGCTATTCAGGCACCTCAATGGCGACGCCTCACGTTGCAGGCGCAGCGGCTCTAGTACTTTCAATCAACCCAACACTTACCGCAGTTGAGCTTAAAAACTTGCTAATGCAAAGTGGGGATGCCAATGCTGATCTTACCGACAAGACTGTATCTGGTAAGCGCTTAAATGTGAATCAAGCAGTAATTGATGCAGATCCAGAGCCAGGCTTTAGAGTATCAGCTCGCCCTGCAAATCAAGAAATCACTGCTGGCGATACAGCAACATATGAATTTACATTTGCTTCTGTCGCTGACTGGCAGGGCACCATTGACTTGTCTGTTACTTCACCAATTGCAGGTGCAACGCTGTCTGCGACTACTGCAATGCCAGGTGATACAGTAACTCTTTCAGTACCTACTACGGCTTCAACTCAGTGGGGCGAGTATAGCTTTACACTTAACGCAACATCTGGCGAGCTTGCGGATCAAGAGCAAGTAGGACTGTATGTATTACCTCAAGGGTTAAGTGATTTCAGCTATGAAAATACTACCACGGTAGACATTCCAGATAACGATACTTCAGGAATTACTTCTGTGATCACTGTGGCTGACACCGTTACTGTATTTGATAGCAATACCTTAGTGGATATTACACACACCTACATCGGCGACTTAATTGTTACGCTTACTTCTCCTGCGGGTACAGTGGCAACACTGCATAACCGTCAAGGTGGCGGTACAGATAATATTAACCAAACCTTTAACTCTGCTGCATTTAATGGTGAAGTTGCAACAGGTGATTGGACATTGTCTGTCTCAGATAATGCAGGTATCGATACAGGTACATTGAACAGCTGGACACTAAACCTAACGGGCCTAGGTGAAGCGTCACCTCAACCTCCTGTTGCGGGCTTTAGTTTTGTCGCATCTGGTCTTTCGGTAGCATTTACGGATGAAAGCCGTGATCCTAATGATGATATCGTTAGCTGGGTATGGGATTTTGGCGATGGCAGCATCAGCACAGACGCAAGTCCAATTCACGAATTTGCAGCCTCTGGTGAGTACAGCGTTGAATTAACAGTAACTGACAGTGAAGGCAACAGCAACACAACTACACAGTCTGTTGTGGTGAGCGCTGATGAGATTGAATTATCCGTTGCTCGCGTCAATAAATCTCGTTTAGGATTTATCCGTGTAGAGCTAGCATGGCAAGGTAGCAGTGCTGACACCGTGACAATTTACCGTGATGGGCAAGCTATTGATACAGTAACAAACTCGGGTAAATTCAGAGACTTCTCGCGTAATTTAGAAGCGACTAGTTACACCTATAAAGTGTGCCAATCTGGTGATATCTGCTCGAATGAAATCACAGTTAACTTTTAA
- a CDS encoding autotransporter outer membrane beta-barrel domain-containing protein — protein sequence MKFSKSIVSCAIALALTHSITAHAEAKSDNKALSTSALSQVERASGTSNELKLSQTSGSQGGNELASVQLGTSNLTDVTTIGDNNITEADQNGTGNVAIVTTTGNNNNQVYSQDGEANGALTEVTGDDNAIDVQQSGSGVLGINNEAINVINGDQNTITVSQGSGGQWFYNLDMQGSQNEISATQAGMWNEATLESVQGDMNQITLDQNGLYNQYKVVSLQGNENEIESSQNGNFNVIAVETVIGDDNQVEIEQSEGDSNTVNVFEITGNNNEFSIDQEGSTNTFASDLLVGNDNEVTTEQRGDENKVQADVVGNDNEFTAMQIGNGNEMYLGVAGENNEFSATQVGDANIAHVANFNGNDNDIDVTQTGAENEVIVQSSYPDVSLASNDNTVDISQSGTGNGVALTMSSVVDSSSNQVDIAQSGEFNAIDLMLEGSRNMLDITQNGSNNFVMGMGSEAFIINGDDNAFTVSQIGDGNLVQGGITGSGQNITVTQVGDNNVATITQQ from the coding sequence GTGAAGTTTTCTAAATCTATCGTGAGTTGCGCTATCGCGCTTGCGTTAACCCATTCAATTACAGCACATGCTGAGGCAAAATCAGATAATAAAGCGCTTTCTACTTCTGCACTTTCACAAGTGGAGCGTGCAAGTGGAACAAGTAACGAACTCAAACTCTCACAAACTTCAGGTAGCCAAGGTGGTAACGAGTTAGCTTCGGTGCAGCTGGGTACTTCTAACCTGACAGATGTGACTACGATTGGCGACAATAATATTACTGAGGCCGATCAGAATGGTACTGGTAACGTCGCTATTGTGACGACCACTGGTAACAACAATAACCAAGTATATAGTCAAGATGGTGAAGCAAACGGCGCATTAACGGAAGTTACTGGCGACGACAATGCGATTGACGTTCAGCAGTCAGGTAGTGGAGTCCTTGGGATCAACAACGAAGCCATCAATGTTATTAATGGCGATCAAAATACCATTACGGTATCTCAAGGCTCTGGTGGTCAATGGTTTTACAACCTTGATATGCAGGGCAGCCAAAACGAGATATCAGCAACACAAGCTGGTATGTGGAACGAGGCCACTCTTGAGTCAGTACAAGGTGATATGAACCAAATTACCTTGGACCAAAATGGTCTATATAACCAATATAAAGTGGTTAGCCTACAAGGGAATGAAAACGAAATTGAGTCGAGTCAGAACGGCAACTTCAACGTTATTGCTGTAGAGACCGTGATTGGTGATGACAACCAGGTTGAGATTGAGCAATCGGAAGGTGATAGCAATACGGTTAACGTATTTGAAATTACTGGAAACAATAATGAGTTTAGTATCGATCAGGAAGGCTCAACTAACACCTTTGCATCAGATCTATTAGTTGGTAACGACAACGAAGTGACGACTGAGCAGCGTGGTGACGAGAATAAAGTTCAAGCTGATGTTGTTGGTAATGATAACGAATTTACCGCAATGCAAATCGGTAATGGCAACGAGATGTACCTTGGGGTTGCTGGTGAAAACAATGAGTTCTCAGCGACTCAAGTGGGTGACGCGAACATTGCACATGTTGCGAACTTCAACGGTAATGATAACGATATTGATGTTACTCAGACTGGGGCTGAGAACGAGGTGATTGTACAGTCTTCTTACCCAGACGTTAGCCTTGCAAGTAATGATAATACCGTTGATATTTCACAAAGTGGCACTGGTAATGGTGTGGCCCTTACCATGAGCAGTGTGGTTGATAGTAGTTCAAACCAAGTAGATATTGCGCAATCAGGCGAATTTAACGCGATCGATTTAATGCTTGAAGGCAGCCGCAATATGTTAGACATCACACAAAATGGTAGTAACAACTTTGTGATGGGGATGGGCTCAGAGGCATTTATTATTAACGGTGATGATAATGCATTTACAGTAAGCCAAATTGGTGACGGCAACTTAGTCCAAGGTGGAATTACAGGTAGTGGTCAAAACATTACCGTAACTCAAGTTGGTGACAACAACGTTGCTACAATTACTCAGCAGTGA
- a CDS encoding CsgE family curli-type amyloid fiber assembly protein — MIRKIILLSALLCLPASLSAREDVEIDGLVIDQSISRFGHQFYFQFSQLWRDVPNTSGINITVKETVLPRAGTRLEVLMNNRAVYATAMGRRGGSVDERVETAIFTIMDAMAREQYQQSGSEDLAASGW, encoded by the coding sequence ATGATAAGAAAAATAATACTCTTGAGTGCTTTGCTTTGTTTGCCTGCTTCACTAAGTGCTCGAGAAGATGTAGAGATTGATGGTTTAGTCATAGATCAAAGTATAAGTCGATTTGGACACCAATTTTACTTTCAGTTTTCACAACTTTGGAGAGATGTTCCCAATACGTCTGGGATCAATATTACAGTGAAGGAAACGGTATTACCTCGAGCCGGCACTCGACTTGAGGTATTAATGAATAATCGAGCAGTCTACGCGACAGCAATGGGAAGAAGAGGCGGCTCCGTTGATGAGCGAGTCGAAACTGCTATTTTCACCATTATGGATGCAATGGCAAGAGAGCAATATCAGCAAAGTGGTTCAGAAGATTTGGCAGCAAGTGGGTGGTAA
- a CDS encoding ABC transporter ATP-binding protein, with protein MTIALNIKGLKKVYSNGVEAVKGIDLEVQEGDFFALLGPNGAGKSTTIGVIASLVNKTQGSVEVFGHSIDTHLEDAKSNLGLVPQEFNFSQFETLNQILVTQAGYYGVPRDVAHQRAEKYLKQLGLFEKKDKQARTLSGGMKRRLMIARALMHEPKLLILDEPTAGVDIELRRSMWDFLREINRQGVTIILTTHYLEEAELLCRNIAIIDKGTIVEHTTIKALLAKLDKETFVLDLKSPMQPVALDGYQFTTVDDHTIEVEVAKSQGLNGVFTQLTEQGNQVLSMRNKANRLEELFVGLLEQGRGA; from the coding sequence ATGACAATAGCACTAAACATCAAAGGGTTAAAAAAAGTTTATAGTAACGGCGTTGAAGCCGTTAAAGGCATTGATCTCGAGGTTCAAGAAGGGGATTTCTTTGCGTTGCTTGGTCCAAATGGAGCGGGTAAATCTACCACAATAGGCGTTATTGCCTCATTGGTGAATAAAACCCAAGGCAGTGTAGAGGTTTTTGGTCATAGTATTGATACTCACCTGGAAGACGCTAAGTCGAACTTAGGTTTAGTACCACAGGAGTTCAACTTTAGCCAATTCGAGACGCTAAACCAAATTCTAGTGACTCAGGCGGGCTATTATGGTGTGCCAAGAGACGTTGCCCATCAGCGAGCCGAGAAGTATCTCAAGCAGCTAGGATTATTTGAGAAAAAAGATAAGCAAGCCCGCACGCTATCTGGCGGTATGAAGCGTCGCTTGATGATTGCAAGAGCATTGATGCATGAGCCTAAGCTTCTTATTTTGGATGAACCTACGGCTGGTGTGGACATTGAGCTACGCCGTTCTATGTGGGACTTTTTACGTGAAATTAATAGGCAAGGAGTAACGATTATACTCACAACGCATTACTTAGAAGAAGCTGAGCTGCTGTGCCGAAATATTGCGATTATTGATAAAGGCACGATTGTTGAGCATACGACCATCAAGGCATTACTTGCAAAGTTGGATAAAGAAACGTTTGTACTTGATCTTAAGTCGCCCATGCAGCCTGTGGCACTCGATGGTTACCAATTTACCACCGTTGATGACCATACTATTGAGGTAGAAGTAGCTAAGTCGCAAGGGCTCAATGGGGTGTTCACACAGCTCACAGAGCAAGGTAATCAAGTATTAAGTATGCGTAACAAAGCTAACCGTTTAGAAGAGTTGTTTGTTGGCTTACTGGAGCAGGGGAGAGGGGCATAA
- a CDS encoding CsgG/HfaB family protein, with protein MLRVILLVFLLLLGGCSSMSRVLPPSQSVAIELTDTETFAELKNLPTPKGRIPVSVYSFRDQTGQYKPQDNVSSFSTAVTQGANSILMQALHETDWFIPVEREGLQNLLTERKIIRAANDDNDTSALPPLMTAKIILEGGIISYDSNIRTGGLGMEYFGIGASELYREDVISIYMRAVDVRTGQVLLSVASSKKVLSMEVRAGFFRYVSYKRLAEAEAGFSDNEPMHICVTQAIEKALTLMVKQGIEKGVWSAATAS; from the coding sequence ATGCTCCGCGTAATTTTATTGGTTTTTTTGTTACTGCTTGGAGGTTGTTCCAGCATGTCGCGCGTGTTACCACCCTCGCAAAGCGTGGCAATTGAGTTGACCGACACCGAAACTTTTGCAGAATTGAAAAACTTACCCACTCCTAAAGGTAGAATTCCCGTTTCTGTTTATTCATTTCGTGACCAAACTGGGCAATATAAGCCTCAAGATAATGTAAGCTCATTTTCAACAGCGGTGACCCAAGGTGCTAATTCAATTTTAATGCAGGCACTACACGAAACTGATTGGTTTATTCCGGTAGAGCGTGAAGGACTGCAAAACCTGCTGACTGAGCGCAAGATCATCCGTGCGGCAAATGATGATAATGACACAAGCGCTTTACCACCATTAATGACTGCAAAGATCATTTTAGAAGGTGGGATCATCAGCTATGACTCTAATATCCGTACAGGTGGTTTGGGGATGGAGTATTTTGGTATAGGTGCATCTGAGCTTTATCGTGAGGATGTTATCTCCATTTATATGCGCGCAGTTGATGTTCGTACAGGACAAGTGTTGCTCTCCGTCGCCAGTAGCAAAAAAGTGCTATCCATGGAAGTTCGGGCTGGTTTTTTCCGCTATGTGAGTTACAAACGTTTAGCCGAAGCTGAAGCGGGGTTTAGCGATAATGAACCGATGCATATTTGTGTAACGCAAGCGATAGAAAAAGCGCTGACTTTGATGGTAAAACAGGGCATTGAAAAAGGCGTGTGGTCGGCCGCAACAGCATCGTAG
- a CDS encoding flavin prenyltransferase UbiX, translated as MSEQTFNGPITLAFSGASGAPYGLRLLEVLVSLNYQVYVLISSAARVVLDTESNLKLSGNEQKATEQLQALFCAKDKQIQVFGKDNWFSPVASGSAAPKQMVVCPCSAGSVSAIALGASDNLLERAADVVIKERGQLILVPRETPFSPIHLENMLKLSRLGVTIMPAAPGFYHQPQSIDDLVDFMVARILDHLNIEHTLVKRWGYGE; from the coding sequence ATGTCAGAACAAACATTTAATGGGCCAATTACGCTGGCCTTTAGCGGTGCGTCGGGCGCCCCTTACGGACTGAGATTACTCGAGGTATTGGTGTCGTTAAACTATCAAGTTTACGTGCTAATCTCGAGCGCAGCCAGAGTAGTGCTGGATACTGAGTCCAATCTAAAACTCTCTGGTAATGAACAAAAAGCAACGGAGCAACTACAGGCGCTTTTCTGTGCTAAAGATAAGCAAATTCAGGTGTTTGGTAAAGATAACTGGTTTAGCCCTGTGGCATCCGGTTCGGCCGCTCCAAAGCAGATGGTGGTGTGCCCGTGTAGCGCAGGAAGCGTGTCAGCCATTGCGCTTGGGGCATCTGACAATTTGCTTGAGCGTGCAGCCGATGTGGTGATCAAAGAACGTGGCCAATTAATATTAGTGCCGCGCGAGACGCCCTTTAGTCCAATTCATCTTGAAAACATGCTCAAGCTTAGCCGCTTGGGCGTGACTATCATGCCTGCAGCGCCTGGTTTTTATCATCAGCCACAAAGTATCGACGACTTGGTCGACTTTATGGTGGCCCGTATTTTAGATCATCTAAACATCGAGCATACCCTAGTTAAACGCTGGGGTTATGGAGAATAA
- a CDS encoding curli assembly protein CsgF → MTIIKTTIVCAGLMLIGANVTATELVYKPINPAFGGNPLNANMLLSKAQSQNKHRAPIIEKTYDEKFQESLERTYLNRLVREITDVAFGEDIQDSIFNQDATFMSGDYQIQVITSTPDTITVRITNTASGEETILEVPRFASSAGGGY, encoded by the coding sequence ATGACAATAATAAAAACAACAATCGTGTGTGCTGGGTTAATGTTAATTGGTGCAAATGTGACAGCGACGGAACTCGTTTATAAACCAATTAATCCAGCATTTGGGGGTAACCCGCTAAACGCCAATATGTTACTGAGTAAAGCGCAATCTCAAAATAAGCACAGAGCGCCAATCATAGAAAAAACCTATGATGAAAAGTTTCAAGAGTCGCTTGAGCGTACCTATCTCAACCGTTTGGTGAGAGAGATCACGGATGTGGCGTTTGGTGAAGATATTCAAGACAGTATCTTTAATCAAGACGCGACATTTATGAGTGGCGACTATCAAATCCAAGTGATCACCAGCACACCCGACACAATCACAGTGAGAATAACGAATACAGCATCGGGTGAGGAAACCATTCTGGAAGTACCTAGGTTTGCCTCATCGGCTGGTGGAGGATATTAA
- the trmB gene encoding tRNA (guanine(46)-N(7))-methyltransferase TrmB, with product MTEANSRSITTNQQGLHDKLDEIVTKHLTAEFKKPIAAHTQSAFDEVNARVQAFNGPIILDSCCGVGESTANLAKRHPDALVIGIDKSAHRLDKHDVEYKQTEQGQYILVQADLNDFWRLALEADWQPTHHYLLYPNPWPKAKHIQRRWHGSAVFPFIVKLGGKLELRSNWDIYVKEFARALALSGVDVEVEAYESDEAITPFERKYWASGQSSTRLVVTL from the coding sequence ATGACAGAAGCAAACTCTCGTAGTATCACCACTAATCAACAGGGCCTACACGATAAGCTCGATGAAATCGTTACTAAGCATCTAACCGCTGAGTTTAAAAAGCCGATTGCGGCACATACACAAAGTGCTTTCGATGAGGTTAATGCGCGAGTACAGGCCTTTAATGGACCGATTATTTTGGACTCATGTTGTGGTGTTGGTGAAAGTACAGCAAATTTGGCGAAGCGACACCCTGATGCATTGGTAATTGGCATAGACAAGTCTGCGCATCGACTAGATAAACACGACGTTGAATATAAACAAACGGAGCAAGGCCAATATATTTTGGTGCAAGCCGATCTCAATGACTTTTGGCGATTAGCGCTGGAAGCAGATTGGCAGCCAACTCACCATTATTTGCTGTATCCCAATCCGTGGCCGAAAGCTAAACACATTCAAAGACGTTGGCATGGTAGCGCGGTGTTTCCTTTTATCGTCAAGTTAGGTGGTAAGTTGGAGTTGCGCAGTAATTGGGATATTTATGTCAAAGAGTTTGCCAGAGCTTTGGCGCTTAGCGGCGTTGATGTTGAAGTGGAAGCCTATGAAAGTGATGAGGCCATTACGCCCTTTGAACGTAAGTATTGGGCAAGTGGTCAATCAAGTACCCGCCTAGTCGTAACACTTTAA
- a CDS encoding ABC transporter permease, which yields MLKYGVALKSIWIKECIRFLRIWVQTLVPPAITMTLYFVIFGSLIGSRIGEMGGFSYMEFIVPGLIMMSVITNSYSNVASSFYSTKFQKSIEELLVAPVPNYIIVLGYMGGGMARGMLVGLIVTIVSLFFVDIQIHNLAVIIITVILTSAVFALGGLINAVFANSFDDISIIPTFVLTPLTYLGGVFYSITLLPEFWQGVSQINPIIYMVNAFRFGFLGVSDVNIGVAFTVLGVFICGLFWLSLHLIKRGVGLRH from the coding sequence GTGTTGAAATATGGCGTCGCGTTAAAAAGTATTTGGATAAAAGAGTGTATTCGGTTTTTACGTATTTGGGTGCAAACCTTAGTACCGCCAGCGATCACCATGACACTTTATTTTGTGATATTTGGCAGTTTAATTGGCTCGCGCATTGGTGAGATGGGGGGCTTTAGCTACATGGAGTTTATTGTACCTGGCTTAATCATGATGTCGGTGATCACCAACTCCTATTCTAATGTTGCCTCGAGTTTTTACTCCACCAAGTTTCAAAAGAGTATTGAAGAGCTGCTCGTGGCACCCGTGCCTAACTATATTATTGTGCTTGGCTATATGGGCGGTGGCATGGCGAGAGGTATGCTAGTCGGACTTATTGTTACTATCGTTAGTCTGTTTTTCGTGGATATTCAAATTCACAATCTTGCAGTTATCATCATTACGGTTATTTTAACGTCAGCCGTATTTGCATTAGGTGGTTTGATCAATGCGGTGTTTGCCAACAGTTTCGACGATATTAGTATTATTCCGACTTTTGTGCTGACACCTCTGACCTACCTTGGTGGCGTATTCTACTCAATCACATTACTGCCGGAGTTTTGGCAAGGTGTGTCGCAGATAAATCCGATCATTTATATGGTAAATGCCTTCCGTTTTGGCTTTTTAGGAGTCTCTGATGTTAATATTGGTGTTGCCTTTACGGTATTAGGTGTATTTATATGTGGTCTATTTTGGTTGTCACTGCACTTGATTAAACGCGGTGTTGGGCTAAGACACTAA
- the mpl gene encoding UDP-N-acetylmuramate:L-alanyl-gamma-D-glutamyl-meso-diaminopimelate ligase: MHVHILGICGTFMGGIAAIAQSLGHKVTGSDLNVYPPMSTQLESLGIELTQGYDPQQLIDVEPDVVIIGNAMSRGNPCVEYVLEKGMCYTSGPEWLKDHVLRQSWVLAVAGTHGKTTTASMLAWLLEYAGLRPGFLIGGIVQNFGVSARTSDTPFFVIEADEYDTAFFDKRSKFVHYLPRTLILNNLEYDHADIFPDLNAIQTQFHHLIRTLPSQGKAIYPADDAALQNVIERGFWSEQESLGKEWSYNLLKADGSRFAVLFEGEEKGEVNWQAIGVHNVKNAMMAIAAARHVGIPIEVSIEALGQFISPKRRMEVKGEVNGVTVYDDFAHHPTAIATTLAGLRAKVGGAPIIAILEPRSNTMKLGIHQETLLQSLDAADEVYLFEPEGLSWSLKAQAEAAGRQCFASVDEIVAQVVTNQAPNQHVLIMSNGGFGGIHDKLLTALKK, from the coding sequence ATGCACGTACATATTTTAGGGATTTGCGGTACCTTTATGGGCGGGATCGCAGCCATCGCTCAATCATTGGGGCACAAAGTCACAGGTTCAGATCTCAATGTTTACCCCCCGATGAGTACCCAACTCGAATCACTCGGTATTGAATTAACCCAAGGGTACGACCCTCAACAACTCATTGATGTTGAGCCTGATGTGGTGATCATCGGCAATGCCATGAGTCGTGGTAATCCGTGCGTTGAATATGTTTTAGAAAAGGGTATGTGTTATACCTCGGGCCCTGAATGGTTAAAAGACCATGTATTACGCCAGTCATGGGTGTTGGCGGTTGCCGGTACGCATGGCAAAACAACCACAGCAAGTATGTTAGCGTGGTTACTCGAATACGCAGGATTACGCCCGGGCTTTTTGATTGGTGGCATAGTGCAAAACTTTGGTGTGTCGGCGCGCACGTCAGATACGCCATTCTTTGTTATCGAAGCCGACGAATACGATACGGCGTTTTTCGATAAACGCAGCAAGTTTGTCCATTATTTACCTCGCACGTTAATACTCAATAATCTCGAATATGATCACGCTGATATTTTTCCAGATTTAAATGCCATTCAAACCCAGTTTCATCATTTAATTCGCACGCTACCCAGTCAGGGTAAGGCCATATATCCAGCAGATGATGCTGCGTTACAAAACGTTATTGAACGCGGTTTTTGGAGCGAGCAGGAATCGCTTGGCAAAGAATGGTCGTATAACCTGCTCAAGGCTGACGGGTCTCGCTTTGCGGTGCTATTTGAAGGCGAAGAAAAAGGCGAAGTAAATTGGCAGGCGATTGGTGTGCATAATGTGAAGAACGCCATGATGGCGATTGCGGCAGCAAGACATGTGGGCATTCCAATTGAGGTGAGTATCGAAGCGCTAGGGCAATTTATTTCTCCTAAACGCCGTATGGAAGTCAAAGGGGAAGTCAATGGCGTTACTGTCTATGATGACTTCGCGCATCACCCTACAGCAATAGCAACGACCCTAGCAGGGCTTAGAGCTAAAGTTGGAGGTGCACCTATCATTGCTATTTTAGAGCCGCGCTCAAATACGATGAAGCTTGGCATTCACCAAGAAACCTTATTGCAATCGCTTGATGCGGCAGATGAAGTGTATCTATTCGAACCAGAAGGCTTATCTTGGTCTCTTAAAGCACAAGCCGAAGCCGCGGGTCGTCAGTGTTTTGCAAGCGTAGATGAGATTGTCGCACAGGTTGTGACAAATCAAGCACCAAACCAGCATGTGTTGATCATGAGTAATGGTGGTTTTGGTGGCATCCACGACAAACTTTTAACTGCATTGAAAAAGTAA